Part of the Desulfobotulus pelophilus genome is shown below.
AACGCCGATAAGAACCAGTTTTTTTCCCTTGTGATCTTCGGAAATCTGTTGAGCAACGGCTTTGACGCGTGTGCGAATGTCTTCTTCAGAAAAAACCGGTATAAGATCCACCATGAAAAATAATCCTTACCACCACTAAATTGTCTCTGTCAGTTTCTGTAAAATCTTAACAGGATAAAAATATCCGGTATCCGGAAGAAAGTCAACCGGTCTACCGGATTACAGTGCAGGTTTCATGTAGAAAAGAGGATGTTTTAAATCCCTGTATCTTTTAAATTTTCTACCAGGTTCTTTTGTTCAGCGCTAAGAGTTTTAGGCATATCTATAAAGACATTGATAAAAAGATCTCCTTTTTCCTGAGGACGCTGCATAACAGGAAGCCCCCGCCCGGGGATGCGCATACGTGTTTTGTGCGGGGTGCCGGGAGCAATATTCACTTCCAGCTCACTGCCATCCAGTGTGGGAACCCGGATACGGGTCCCGAGCAGAGCTTCGGTGAGCCGGATGCTGTGGTCCATATACAGGTCCTGACCCTCATGTCGGAAGATGGGGTCTGGTACGAGGGATGCCTGAATATAGAGATCGCCCGGTTCACCTCCAAAGCCTGCAGGGTCACCTTTTCCTGCCAGCCGTATTTTTTTCCCGGGTAGCATTCCTTTGGGAATCCTAACCTGCAGCTGCTCGTTTTTATCCTGTATGGAAAAGCTCAGGGTTTTTTGCGTGCCTTCGGCTATTTCCCTGAGGGTCAGCGGCAACCGGTAAATTCTGTCCTGCCCTTTAGCCGGGGCTTGATGGAAGCGTGAAGATCCTTTTCGGCTGTTGTTTCCGAAAAAAGATGAAAACCCGGATCCGCCAAATCCAAACTCCCGGAAAATATCAGAAAAATCAAAGTTTCTGAAAATGTCTTCCTGGCTGTAGCGTTGCTGGAAACCCGTGGAACCGTACATATCATACTGCTGTCTTTTTTCCGGATCGCTTAGAACGGCATAGGCTTCACTGATTTTTTTAAAAGTGGCTTCTGCACCGGGGTCGTTGGGATTTTTATCCGGATGATGTTTTACGGCAAGCCTTCTGTAGGCTTTTTTGATTTCATCGGCGCTGGCTCTGCGATCCACGCCAAGAAGTGTATAATAATCCGTATGACTCATAGAACCTCGCTTTGTCTATCCTTACCGTACTCTTCTCAGATGAATGTATCGCTGAAAAGATAGGCTTATTTTGCCATATGTCAAGGAGTGTTTTGTGTTATAAGTTTTTGTTTTTTTTGCTTATCAATATTTTTTTAGACGATCGAGGCGCAAGCGTTCCCTGTGGTCGGAAAGTCGTCTGGCCCCTGCTGTTACAGCAAAAATGGTACCAAAGCCCGTGCTGCCGGCTATGAGAAACATGATGAGAATCTGATATTTTACCGCCTCCATGGGGGGGGCACCTGCCAGAATCTGTCCTGTCATCATGCCGGGAAGGCTGACAATGCCTGCCACACTCATGGCGTTGATGATGGGAATCATGCCGCTTCGTATACTGTCTTTCCGGATATCTGAAACCGCTTCAGAAAAGCGCTGGCCCAGCATGAGCCGGGTTTCGATGATGGCTTTTTTTTCCCACAGGGTCTGGGTAAGGCGGTCAAGGCCGATGGCAATGCCGTTCATGGTATTTCCGAGAATCATGCCCAGCAGGGGTATGGCATATTGAGGGGTGTACCATGGGTCTTGGGAGATGATTACCATAAGGGCAAAAAGAGTAATCAGAAAAGAAGAGAGGCACATGGCTCCTGTGCCGATGCCGAAGCCCCATGGTCCTGCAAAGCGCAAGGACTGGCGTCGCATGACTTCCCAGCCTGCCGTTGCAAGCATAAAAAGAACCATAAGGCCGAGCAGGCCAGGATGAATGAGCTCAAAGATGAATTTGAGGGCAAATCCGAGAAGAGAAAGCTGCGCTGTTGCCCGGGCAGCGGAAATCATCAGCTGACGGCCGATGCCCAGCCGCAGAAAAAGTGAGAGGCCAGCATTGATCAGAATGAGAAGAGAGGCCAGTGCCAGATCAAAAGGCGTAAGCAGTATCATGGCGTCCTTTCTGGAGTGATGGAGCAGGGCCCTGGTTTGTCTGACTGTTTCCCCATGAAGACAGTCATGTGAAAAAGCGGTTTTAGTGTTCATGTCAGGGGTTCCGAAGGGTAGAGCCGGAGATTCCATATCGGGCAGAACAGTTGGTTTTATCAGTAAAGAACCCTTCCGGAATGGGAGAGAATCCCGTTTGCCAGGTAATAAAGGGTGTGACATACGCGTTGCAGTTGTTCCGGATTGTGGCTGATCCAGATAAGGGAAGCCCGGGTCCTCTTCTGGTAATCAAATATCAGTTTTTCCATGAGTTTTGTGCCCTCAGCGTCCAGATTGGCAGTTGGTTCATCCAGAAGCAGCACCTTTGGTTCATTGGCCAGAATACGCAGCAGTGCGAGACGTTGTTTCTCGCCGCTGGACAGACGATGAATTTCCCATGAGGGCACATCCGGCGGAAATCCCATAAAAGCAGTTTCTTTTTCAGGAAAGGTACCGGGAAAATGCTCACCAGCGGTATGAAGCCACCATTGACTCTCTGCGGGCATCAAAGCAACCTGTCTGCGCCACTGCGGTCCTGACATGTCCGTATGGATTACATTGTCCAGCATCAGGGTGCCGGAAAACACCTCTATATCCGCAAAGGCCCGGAACAGAATACTTTTACCTGCTCCGGAGGGGCCGGAAATGCCTGCGCACTCCCCTGCTTCAACGGAAAGGGAGACAGGGCCAATATGATGGATTTTTATATTCTGTGCTCGGAACATGGCTTATGTCTGATCTGTGGTGGGGGATAGCTGCTTTTTTAATGCCACACGGATCAAGGCCAGGGCGGCTGGTGTCATCCCTTCCATGCGGGACGCCTGCCCCAGAGTTTCAGGGCGGATTTTCTGTAGTTTGCTGCTGAGTTCTCTGGAAAGACCGGGAAGTCCCTCGTAGGGAAAGTCCTCAGGAATTTTGATTTTTTCAAGATCTCTGAATTTTTTCACCTCCTGCGTCTGTCGCTGTATGTAGCCCTCATACTTGATGGTAATTTCCACCTGGCGACGGACCCTTTGGTCCAGACTTTTTTCAGGAGGGGCCAGTACTTCCACGCAGGTATAGTCCAGTTCTGCCCTTTTCAGGAGCTGATCCAGAGAAACGCCGTTTTTCAGTTCAGGAGACCCTGTCTGTTGAAGAAAATGCTTGGCCTGGGCAGGTCCGATGTGGATGCTGCGTATGCGTTCCATTTCCAGTCGCGTGCGGAGGGCGTATTCCCGTACCCTTTCTACGCCTTCCTGATCCACCAGGCCTAAGTCATATCCTTTTTCCGCCAGGCGCAGGTCCGCATTATCTTCCCTGAGGAGGAGGCGGTATTCGGCTCTGGATGTGAACATACGGTAGGGTTCGCTTGTGCCACGGGTGATAAGATCATCCACCATTACAGCCATATAAGCTTCGGATCTGTCCGGGATAAAAGGGGGGCGACCCTGTATGCTGCAGGCGGCATTGATGCCTGCCCAGAGTCCCTGAGCAGCCGCTTCCTCATACCCGGAAGTGCCATTGATCTGACCTGCGAGAAACAAGCCCTGAACAAGGCGGGTTTCAAGGCTTGATTTCAGTTGCAGAGGATCCACAAAGTCGTATTCTATGGCATAGCCGGGCCGGATTATTTCGGCTTTTTCAAGGCCCGGAACGGACTGGACAAAGGGAATCTGCACATCCATGGGAAGACTGTTGCCAAGACCGCTTGCATAGATTTCGTCCGTATCAATGCCTTCCGGTTCAAGAATAACCTGGTGGGTTTCCCTCTGGGGGAACTTGACAGCTTTATCTTCAAAGGAAGGGCAATATCGTGCGGATACCCCTTGAATCCGCCCGGAATAGAGGGGGGAGCGGTCAAGGTTGGCCAGTACGATTTCCCTGTTTCTGGCTGTGGTATGGCCTACCCAGCTGGGAAGCTGGGGAAGGGAGGAAAGGGTGTTGGAGCGGAAGGAAAAGGGTTTGGGGTCGCTGTCTGCTGTATGCAGGGTGAATCTGGAAAAATCGATGGAATTTTTTTTGAGCCTGGGAGGGGTGCCCGTTTTCATGCGGCCTAGTGTCAGGCCCAGGTGTTTAAGGCTTTCCGCCAGACCGTAGGATGCAAATTCTCCTGCTCTTCCAGCTTCAATGGACCGCAGGCCGATATGCACCCTTCCCGAAAGGAAGGTCCCTGTGGCAAGAATGGTGCAGGAGGCTTTGTAAAAGAAGCCTGTATGATCCATCACTCCGACGATGCGTCCGTTCTCCACCAGCAGTTCTTCAATGAGGGCCTGACGAAGATCCAGGCCGGGGCATTGCTCTACCACCTGCTTCATGGCCCTGTGGTAGCGGTTTTTATCATTCTGGGTACGGGTGGACCAGACAGCTGGTCCTTTTTTGGTATTGAGTGTTTTGTATTGAATGGCTGTTTGGTCTGTGATTTCCGCCATTGTACCGCCAAGGGCATCCACTTCCCGCACCAGATGGCCTTTGGCTGTGCCGCCAATGGAGGGGCTGCAGGGCATGGAGGCCAGTTTGTCAAGATCAATGGCAAAGAGGCAGGTGCTGCATCCCATACGGGCTGCGGCCAGAGCGGCTTCACAACCGGCGTGACCGGCGCCGATAACAAGTATGTCGTAGGTGGGTGTATGGGCCATGGCTGTGTGATGATCTCCTGATTGCAGAAAATGGTCAGAGGCGCTTGGTTGCCGGGTCGTTTTCGGCAGCGTTCTGAAAACATAAAATTATAAGGCCCAGTTCCTTTGTGGGTCAAGGGGGTGTTTGCATATGCGTCAGAATCATGCGCGTTTTTATGATCTGAATACGTTTTTAAGAAAGCATTTTGGAGAAAGAGTACAGAAAATCAGTGTCGATGCGGGGATGACCTGCCCCAACCGGGATGGGCTGCTGGGAACGGGGGGGTGTATTTATTGTAATCCCAGAGGTTCGGGAACCGGGGCCTCCGGTATCGGGAAATCTGTTACGGAACAGATTTTGGAAGGTAAACGGAATATGGGCAGGCGATATAAAGCCAGAAAGTTTATGGCCTATTTTCAGAGCTACACCAATACCTATGCTCCTCTGGAAAGGCTGAAGGAAATTTGGGATGAAGCCCTGGCTGTGGATGGTGTGGTGGGCCTTGCCATTGGTACCCGTCCGGACTGTATAAATGGTGAAATCCTGGATCTTCTGGAAAGCTATGTGAAGAAAGGAGTGTTGGTATGGGTGGAATACGGTCTTCAGAGTGTGCATGATACAACCCTTGGGTTTATTGGCAGGGGCCATGATTTTGCCTGTTTTGAGCGGGCCGTCAGTCTGACCCGCGGGCGGGGTATCCATATCTGTGTCCATGTGATTTTGGGATTGCCCGGTGAAGGACCGGAAGCCATGGTAAAAACGGCGGAAGTGTTGGCTCGAATGGGGCTGGACGGTGTAAAAATCCACCTTTTATATGTTGTCAGGGGAACCCCTCTGGAAGAGCTTTATTCCCGGGGGCGTTATGTTTGCATGGAGGAAGATGCTTATGTGGCAGCGGTGTGTGATTTTCTGGAAAGACTTCCGCCCAAAATGGTGATTCAGCGCCTCACGGGAGATCCCCATGAAGAGGAGCTGGTGGCTCCCCTCTGGGCCATGGAAAAGGAAAGGGTGAGAAACCGCATTCTCCAACTTCTTGAGATGCGGGGTACGGTTCAGGGAAGCCGGTTTCATGGGGAACAGTAAAAGATTCAGATAGAATAGGAAATGAATGGTTGCTGGTGGGTGGAGGCCCTGCACTACGTAGTTGATTTGACTGTATGGGGAAGCTTTTTTCTGTTATCCTTTCCGGTATGTTTCCCACCCTATAACAAACGGGTTCTGCTTAACAGGAGGGCTGTATCATGGGATACAGATTTTTTTTCTGTCTGTTTTTTTGTCTCAGCTCTTCTGCCCAGGCTGTTATGCCACCGGATTTTTATGCGCGGCTTGCTGAAAATTCGGGCGTCAAAGCCATTGCCCGGGTCGCAGATATTGAAATTCTGGAAAAAAATCGGCGCAGCACCCAGAAGCGGGTTCGCTTTGAGCTTATACACAGTATGGGCCCCCCCGTTGGAGAAGTATTCTATGGCACCTGTTTTTCAGTGGATTATTCCTGGCAGCAGCCGGGAGAAGGGGGGACGATTTATTTTTATCCCGTGCGGGGAGTTCTTGTCTTTGTGACCATTGCTGCGGATGGGGGGAGTATCACAAGTTATACGCCCATTACAGAAAAAAGTGCCGGTCTTTTTGTGCAGAATCCAGAAAGAATCCGTTACGGAATGGGGCGTGCCTGGCTGGAAGAGATCCCTTGAAAAGCCCTTCTCAGGGCCTTTCAACCAGAGGAAAAGGGCCGAAGGATTCTACAGCCTGAGGTGTTGTCTCTCTGGGCCTACACCATGAGGTTACCATTGGGAGCTGCGTTGGGTCGGGGATTGGTGGCAAAGGCCTCGCGGATTCGCATGTGGAGATCTTCGCCATGGGAGGCGGCGCGGATATGGGCATGCATGCGGTGGCCAAAGGGATAGACCGCCATGACATAAGGCAGAATTTTTTTAAACAGACGCAGACCCCGGAGTTCTCCATAATGACGGCAGTAGCCTGCGTGCATGGAGAGAAGCAACGCTGCCGTATCCGGCTCTTCCGATAGTTGCCCCGTTAAATCGGCAAAGATCCAGGGGCGTGCGGCAGCCATACGTCCGATGCTCAGTCCGTCGCAGCCCGTTTCTTCCAGCATGCGCAAACCGTCTTCCGCAGTAAAAATATTGCCATTGCCCAGAACTGGAATGGATACGGCTTCCTTGATTTTTTGGATATGATCCCATCGGGGAGGCCGGTTTCTACGGTCCGGTGCTACCCTGGGATGAAAAGTGATGAGGTCGCACCCTGCTGTTTCCAGTTTCCGGGCCAGATCGACGGCGTTCTTCACATTGTCATCCCAGCCCGTACGAAATTTTACGGAAAGGGGAATGCGTATGGCTTTTCTTACCTTTTCCACAATGACGAGGGCTTTGTCCGGGTTTCTGAGCAAGGCTGCGCCACCTCCCTGTTTGCAAATGGCGGCAACGGAGCAGCCGAAATTGAGATCCACGCCGAAAAAGCCTTCTTTTTCTATTCTTATGGCCGCGCGGGCCATAAGATCAGGATCTTCACCAAAAATCTGGCAAATGAGAGATTCCAGCTCTTCGGGCTGCCATCGGAACACTTCGGAAAGGGCGGGATTCTCATGGGGGAGTGCTCTGGCATTGCACATTTCCGTAAAGAGAAGCCCGCATCCTCCGAAGTGGCGGACCCAGTGGCGAAAGGCTACATGCCCAATACCTGCCATGGGCGCAAGGGCTGTTCGGAAAGGAATTTCCTTTCCCTGAATAAGAAAGGGCTGACGGAGTTTTTCAGCCAGATCGGGGAGCAGAGATCTGGTACAGGATGATGCAGGAAGACCCATGTTGCTTGACGCTTTCTGGATGAGAAGGGTAAGATATGCTCAAAAAAGATGAACTCTGTTCCCCTGTTTTTGGGGGAGTCAATTTTTTTTTTCTTGCTTCCCGGATGCTGCCACCCTCGGTATGGAAAGCATAAGAAACGTTTTTCTATCATGATTTTATCCGGACCATATATAGAAAATTATGCTTTTAAAAGAAGCCGGAGTAAAATGATAACCTTGCTTTAAGACCGATAGTCTGCCCAACTTGAAGAAAGGGGGCTTCAGGACGGGAAAACGGATCAAAAAGAAAGGTCTTCCATTTTTGTTTTAAGATGACGGGCTAGCAAAAAGTCAGGCCCCGCCGCCAGTTGTGTCATAAGCTGCATTTTGGCATCAGGGGTTTCTTTACGTTGTGGCCCTGTTGGCGTATTCCGGATTTTTGCGAGCCCGGCAAAATATTGCAAGGCCTGAATATGGTTTTGCTGACGAAGGAGGCCTGATGGGATTACTCCGTTTTTGCAGAATAAGTGTGTGCTGCTGGCTGCTGATGATGATGACTGCCGTGGTCTTGGCTGCGGAAGGCCCTGAACTTTTTGTCATGGGCCCCGATCACAGTCTGGTACGGCTGGATGCATCGGTACTGAAGGCCAAAGCGTCGGAGTTATACAGCCAGGACAGAAACTTCCCTTCCCCGGAGCCTGTGCTTTTTGAAGGTGTTTTTATTGTCGATTTGATAGGTGAAGCCGAAGGAAGCGTGACCTTGCTCAGTGAGGACCAGTATGTGGCATCTTTTCCCATGGGCGTGCTGGCAGACAGCATGGCTATGCTGGCGTGGAATGAAAATGGAAGGCCCATTCCCCGGCACAGGGGAGGGCCTTTAAAAATAGTTTTCGGCAATGCAGCGAATCTTCATCCTTCTGCCAACGCATGGTATGTGAAGGTGCTGCTCTCTGACAGGGGGCAAGACCTTCCTTTACGGATGATACGGGGACCGGAAACCCATATCTTTTTGGGGGGGCAAATGCCGGATAACCAGAGGATTGCCAAGCAATTACTCCCGCCCGTTCCCAAGGGCTACCGCTATGACACGGAACGTCCCCGGAGGCAGTTTCTGAGGGGTTTTATTCTGGGTGATTTTTTGAAAGATCGGTATGGAGCCTTTACGGGTGTTACGCTAAGAAGCCTGTCAGGTCAGGAACTCCGACTGGTCAGCAGTGATATTGAGGGTAAGGATCTCTTTTTTTTTGGCCTCAATGAAGAGGGGCCTTTAGGTGTGAGCCGGGGCGGCCCATGGATGCTTTGGGTCCCTGTTCTGAAATATCCTCAGCTGGCAGTGCGGCTGCCCAATCCGGATACCCTGTTTTTTATTTACGAGATGATTGTGGAATAAAAAGGGAGATACCTGATGAGGCAAAAAGCCCGGTTACAGACAAAGGTGACCCTTCTTCTTCTTCTTATTGTTACGGTGCAGGTTGTACTGCTGGGTGTTTTTATTTCCCGGAAAGCGGATGTTGCAATGCGGGAATCGAGTTATGGCAGAATTCATTTTGTGCTGAACGAAGTTTCCCGCCGTAGCGGACAGCTTCTGTATCACGCAAACTGGGCAAATCTTGCGGTTAATCTGACCCATGATTTTCTGAATGATCCAGATCTTATCTATTTTTTTGTTACGGATCCGGAAGGGGTTATCCTGATTGCTCAGAACGACAATGTTCTGGATTCCCGGGATCCCCTTGTGGTGCCGGAGGATGTTCAAAGTCTGAAGCTTGCGGATCAGATGGAGGTGCGTCTTTATCCCTATGATGAGACAGAACGTTTTCAGATCCGTCATGCTGTTCTGAAAGCACCGGTTTCATATATGGGCGTGGAGCGGGGACGCGCTGGTGAGCCTGTGCTGGATGCCGTCAGACCTATCCGCTATGGAGATTCTCTGATGGGTTATCTGCGGATGGGGTTTTCCACTCAGGCCCTGCGGAAGCAGATCCAGGCCCAATATTTTCTGGTTGGTATAGGAGGGGCTATACTGCTGGTTTCCCTTGCCGGAGGGATGGTGCTGGTTCTGCATCGTCATATCCGGCCCCTGTCCCTTCTGACTCGCGCTCTTGTGCGGCTTGAGGATGCGGATTCCCCTCTGGCTCTTCGCCAGTACCTTGAATCCATCCGACCCGAGGATGTGCCCGTGACAACACGGGAGGTGGAGGCTTTGAGGGACGCCTTCAGCCGAATGCGTCATCATTTGGTGGATACCTTTGTGCAGCTTGAGCATTTCATGGAGGCAACCCGGGTTCTGGCCTCTCAGGCCCATACGGCCAGCGAGGCCAAAGGCCAGTTTCTGGCGAATATGAGCCATGAGATCCGTACACCCATGAATGGAGTGATCGGTATGGCTGAGCTGCTTCTTGAAACAAAGCTGGATCCTGTACAGCGAAATTACGCGGAAATGATCCGTTCTTCCGGTGAAGGCTTACTGGATATTATTACCCGGGTTCTGGATTTTTCACGAATAGAGGCCGGTTGTGTGGATATGAATGAGGAGGCCTTTTCCCTTAGGGATGTAATGGAAGAAAGTCTTGATGTTCTGGCTATCTCGGCAGCAACCCAGGGTCTTGCCCTGACAGGGTGGATTCATGAAAAGGTGCCGGATTCTCTTATGGGAGATGCCCTGCGGCTGAAGCAGGTGCTGGTGAACCTTGTGGGTAATGCCGTAAAATTTACGGAAAAAGGGTATGTGAATCTGCAGATTGTTACGGAAAGTGAGGCAGAAAATACCCTTGTGCTGCGTTTTGAGGTCCAGGATACGGGGATCGGTATTCCTGAAGAAAGGGCAGGCAGTCTGTTTCAGCCCTTTTCCCAGGGAGACAGTTCCATGGGCCGCCGTTATGGCGGGACAGGGCTTGGGCTTGTTATTTCCCGGCAGCTGGTTCACCTTATGGGAGGAGATATGGGATTTGATTCCCGTGAATCCGGAGGAACAACTTTCTGGTTCACAGCTATCTTCGGCAAGGTGCGAAAAGTAGAGGAAAGGGTTGTCCGGTTTCTCGCCGGTCGCCGTGTGCTTCTGCTGGTTTCGGCTCCCCTGCTGGCAGCCCAGATGGAGGGCTATCTGCGTCAATGGGGTGCTGGTGTGACGATTCTTGCTTCTGCAGATCGGCTGGCGTTTTTGACCAGAGAGGAGAGGCAGGGGTTTTTTCTGATTCTTGTGGATGAAGATGTGGAAGGCTTCCGCCTGCTGGAGCAAAGGGGCTGGACGGCTCATTTCCCGCCTTTCTGGGGGCTTTTGTCTGCCAGGATGTTTTGTCCCGGAACGGGTGCAGTGGGCAGGGAATATTCTTTTTGTCTCCCCAGGCCCGTAAAATACAGGCAGCTGGAACAGGCAATCCAGGACAGCCTGAGAAAAACAGGATAAACTCTGGTTTGTTGCCTGTTCCCTGGTGAAAAGCCCTGGGTTTGTTTCCCGAAGCTCACTCGCTTTTATATGTAAGATACGGGGTAGTCTTTTTTTATACGCCGGTTTTTTGATCAAGGCGGCCACATGCGCCGGATACGAAATGATTCCGGTGTGGTGAGGGAGGATGGATGAAAAAAGCGGCATGGATTTACTGGGTGGTTTTGTCCGTGGTATTTTTTTGGGGCTGTGATCGTGTCCGCATGGTGGAGATGGACGGAAAAATCATGGGGACGGAGTGGAAGGTTCGCTGTGCCCTTTCCGTATCCACAGATCCCGGTGAAGTTCAGAACCTTCTTGAAAAGCGCCTGCATGCCATTAACCGATCTCTTTCTGTCTATGTTGAAAACAGTGATGTTTCTCGTTTTAACCGTATGAAAGCGGAAGAAACCATGGTACCGGATGTGCTTTTTATGACGGTATTGCATGCGGCAAGGGAGGTTTATGAATGGACGGAAGGAGCTTTTGATCCTACGGTACTCCCCCTTGTGAATCTCTGGGGTTTTGGCCCGGATGGTTATCACGGCTACCTGCCGGATACAGATGCTCTGGAGCAGGTGAAAAAGAACGTTGGTATGAACAGGCTTATCTTTTATGAGGATGGGCGAATTGGTAAGCAGGAAGATGGAATCAGTCTGGATCTGGGGGCCATTGCCAAGGGCTATGGCGTGGATCTTCTGGCAGAGACCCTTGAAGAGGCAGGAATCAGGCATTATCTGGTGGAAATAGGAGGCGAGATCCGTGTGGGGGGCTGCCGTCCGGATGGCACCCCATGGGTTTTAGGGATCAGTCGGCCTTTTCCGGGGTCGGCACCTTCGGATCTTCTCCTTCGTATGGAAATCTGCAACGGATCTCTTGCGACCAGTGGCGACTACAGGAATTTTTTTGAGTCTGGCGGGCGTCGTTTTTCCCATGTTATGGATCCTTTGACCGGTTATCCCGTGGAAACGGGAATCGTCAGTGCTTCGGTACTTCATAAAAGCTCTATGAAGGCCGATGCCCTTGCCACAGCCATCATGGTTATGGGTATGGAAAAGGCAAGGGCAATGGTGGCAAGACTGGACGGAGTGGAAGCTCTGGTGGTGAAAGAGATAGACGGCGGGGTTGTTGAAAGCTGGATGAGCCCGGGGTTCATGGAAAAACTGCGTTGACTCATACGATGGATGCTATAGAAATGATGGGGCTGCCCAGGCAGGGCAGGATGGAACCTTACTGACAAGAAAAGGAGCGGGGATGACGGAGAGCACTTACTATCTGGTGGAGAAAAAAGGACCTGTGGCATGGGTGTATCTGAATCGACCGGAAAAGAAAAATGCCATGCATCTTCCTGCATGGGAGGATGCGCCTTCTATTTATGCGGATCTGGATGCGGATCCGGAAATTCGGGTTATTATCGTTGCCGGTAAAGGCCCTGCCTTTTGTGCGGGGATTGATCTGATGGGTATGGTGGGAGCCATGCCGGAACTCATGGAGGAGCAGAAGGGCGGGGTTAAGTGGCGCTTTATTCCTAAAATCAAGATGCTGCAGGAGACCATGAGCTGCATAGAAAAATGCCGGAAGCCTGTGATTGCTGCGGTGCATGGCTACTGCATCGGTGCCGGTCTGGATATGATCAGTGCCTGTGATATTCGTATCTGTTCTGCGGATGCTACTTTCTGTCTTAAAGAGGCAGCTGTGGGGTTTGTGGCGGATGTGGGCTCTTTGCAGCGAGTGCCACGTATTGTGGGAGAAGGCATTGCCCGTGAACTGGCATTTACGGCTAAAACCATTGATGCCGTTCGGGCAAAGGAAGTGCTTCTGGTCAATGACGTGTACCCGGATCATGACAGTCTGATGGCTGCGGCCGAAGCCATGGC
Proteins encoded:
- a CDS encoding ABC transporter permease, whose amino-acid sequence is MILLTPFDLALASLLILINAGLSLFLRLGIGRQLMISAARATAQLSLLGFALKFIFELIHPGLLGLMVLFMLATAGWEVMRRQSLRFAGPWGFGIGTGAMCLSSFLITLFALMVIISQDPWYTPQYAIPLLGMILGNTMNGIAIGLDRLTQTLWEKKAIIETRLMLGQRFSEAVSDIRKDSIRSGMIPIINAMSVAGIVSLPGMMTGQILAGAPPMEAVKYQILIMFLIAGSTGFGTIFAVTAGARRLSDHRERLRLDRLKKY
- a CDS encoding molybdopterin-dependent oxidoreductase; amino-acid sequence: MGLLRFCRISVCCWLLMMMTAVVLAAEGPELFVMGPDHSLVRLDASVLKAKASELYSQDRNFPSPEPVLFEGVFIVDLIGEAEGSVTLLSEDQYVASFPMGVLADSMAMLAWNENGRPIPRHRGGPLKIVFGNAANLHPSANAWYVKVLLSDRGQDLPLRMIRGPETHIFLGGQMPDNQRIAKQLLPPVPKGYRYDTERPRRQFLRGFILGDFLKDRYGAFTGVTLRSLSGQELRLVSSDIEGKDLFFFGLNEEGPLGVSRGGPWMLWVPVLKYPQLAVRLPNPDTLFFIYEMIVE
- a CDS encoding tRNA dihydrouridine synthase, producing MGLPASSCTRSLLPDLAEKLRQPFLIQGKEIPFRTALAPMAGIGHVAFRHWVRHFGGCGLLFTEMCNARALPHENPALSEVFRWQPEELESLICQIFGEDPDLMARAAIRIEKEGFFGVDLNFGCSVAAICKQGGGAALLRNPDKALVIVEKVRKAIRIPLSVKFRTGWDDNVKNAVDLARKLETAGCDLITFHPRVAPDRRNRPPRWDHIQKIKEAVSIPVLGNGNIFTAEDGLRMLEETGCDGLSIGRMAAARPWIFADLTGQLSEEPDTAALLLSMHAGYCRHYGELRGLRLFKKILPYVMAVYPFGHRMHAHIRAASHGEDLHMRIREAFATNPRPNAAPNGNLMV
- a CDS encoding TIGR01212 family radical SAM protein (This family includes YhcC from E. coli K-12, an uncharacterized radical SAM protein.), which encodes MRQNHARFYDLNTFLRKHFGERVQKISVDAGMTCPNRDGLLGTGGCIYCNPRGSGTGASGIGKSVTEQILEGKRNMGRRYKARKFMAYFQSYTNTYAPLERLKEIWDEALAVDGVVGLAIGTRPDCINGEILDLLESYVKKGVLVWVEYGLQSVHDTTLGFIGRGHDFACFERAVSLTRGRGIHICVHVILGLPGEGPEAMVKTAEVLARMGLDGVKIHLLYVVRGTPLEELYSRGRYVCMEEDAYVAAVCDFLERLPPKMVIQRLTGDPHEEELVAPLWAMEKERVRNRILQLLEMRGTVQGSRFHGEQ
- a CDS encoding J domain-containing protein encodes the protein MSHTDYYTLLGVDRRASADEIKKAYRRLAVKHHPDKNPNDPGAEATFKKISEAYAVLSDPEKRQQYDMYGSTGFQQRYSQEDIFRNFDFSDIFREFGFGGSGFSSFFGNNSRKGSSRFHQAPAKGQDRIYRLPLTLREIAEGTQKTLSFSIQDKNEQLQVRIPKGMLPGKKIRLAGKGDPAGFGGEPGDLYIQASLVPDPIFRHEGQDLYMDHSIRLTEALLGTRIRVPTLDGSELEVNIAPGTPHKTRMRIPGRGLPVMQRPQEKGDLFINVFIDMPKTLSAEQKNLVENLKDTGI
- a CDS encoding ABC transporter ATP-binding protein: MFRAQNIKIHHIGPVSLSVEAGECAGISGPSGAGKSILFRAFADIEVFSGTLMLDNVIHTDMSGPQWRRQVALMPAESQWWLHTAGEHFPGTFPEKETAFMGFPPDVPSWEIHRLSSGEKQRLALLRILANEPKVLLLDEPTANLDAEGTKLMEKLIFDYQKRTRASLIWISHNPEQLQRVCHTLYYLANGILSHSGRVLY
- the mnmG gene encoding tRNA uridine-5-carboxymethylaminomethyl(34) synthesis enzyme MnmG — translated: MAHTPTYDILVIGAGHAGCEAALAAARMGCSTCLFAIDLDKLASMPCSPSIGGTAKGHLVREVDALGGTMAEITDQTAIQYKTLNTKKGPAVWSTRTQNDKNRYHRAMKQVVEQCPGLDLRQALIEELLVENGRIVGVMDHTGFFYKASCTILATGTFLSGRVHIGLRSIEAGRAGEFASYGLAESLKHLGLTLGRMKTGTPPRLKKNSIDFSRFTLHTADSDPKPFSFRSNTLSSLPQLPSWVGHTTARNREIVLANLDRSPLYSGRIQGVSARYCPSFEDKAVKFPQRETHQVILEPEGIDTDEIYASGLGNSLPMDVQIPFVQSVPGLEKAEIIRPGYAIEYDFVDPLQLKSSLETRLVQGLFLAGQINGTSGYEEAAAQGLWAGINAACSIQGRPPFIPDRSEAYMAVMVDDLITRGTSEPYRMFTSRAEYRLLLREDNADLRLAEKGYDLGLVDQEGVERVREYALRTRLEMERIRSIHIGPAQAKHFLQQTGSPELKNGVSLDQLLKRAELDYTCVEVLAPPEKSLDQRVRRQVEITIKYEGYIQRQTQEVKKFRDLEKIKIPEDFPYEGLPGLSRELSSKLQKIRPETLGQASRMEGMTPAALALIRVALKKQLSPTTDQT